One Dioscorea cayenensis subsp. rotundata cultivar TDr96_F1 chromosome 15, TDr96_F1_v2_PseudoChromosome.rev07_lg8_w22 25.fasta, whole genome shotgun sequence genomic region harbors:
- the LOC120277598 gene encoding alpha carbonic anhydrase 8-like — MPIRHRALFDHARPTRPRALLRSPSPAPCIPTLLLPPRPNMSPPPPAPAAAAAMTAPAPPCSARLPRPAPTPAQPAARPRPRPPARRCRGRAARVAACARRPPTAPARAASRARRPLSNRFARQQPASRAPPAQPAAKRPARQPRCAPQLRCANARGTRTALLPPAAPNANARQPR; from the coding sequence ATGCCAATTCGTCATCGTGCTCTTTTCGACCACGCACGCCCCACGCGCCCCCGCGCCCTACTGCGCTCACCCTCACCAGCGCCCTGCATCCCAACCTTACTTCTGCCGCCGCGCCCTAACATGTCACCACCACCGCCAGCGCCCGCGGCCGCGGCCGCCATGACCGCGCCCGCGCCGCCTTGCAGCGCCCGCCTTCCGCGGCCAGCGCCAACGCCCGCCCAACCCGCGGCGCGCCCGCGGCCGCGGCCGCCTGCCCGCCGATGCCGCGGCCGCGCCGCCCGCGTCGCGGCTTGTGCCCGCCGCCCGCCAACCGCGCCCGCCCGCGCCGCCAGCCGCGCCCGCCGGCCCCTTAGCAACCGCTTTGCCCGCCAGCAACCCGCCAGCCGCGCCCCGCCAGCCCAGCCCGCGGCAAAGCGCCCCGCCCGGCAACCGCGCTGCGCCCCGCAGCTGCGCTGCGCTAACGCCCGCGGCACGCGCACTGCGCTACTGCCGCCAGCTGCGCCTAACGCTAACGCCCGCCAACCGCGCTAA